In the Chlorobium limicola DSM 245 genome, one interval contains:
- a CDS encoding exodeoxyribonuclease III: MKIASWNINGIRARNASLEAWILRNQPDILLLQEVKAHEEDIPPAISDLDAYRKFWNGSTVRKGYSGTGILLRDSCKVDDVVWEVPDFDIENRTGVLHTTHFTLIGTYVPRGESDEHYRIKLDYLESLRRYICSLLDSGRQVILAGDMNIAHRDIDVHRSQNKPGAVGLRPEERAAIDAQIASGLQDIMRSMHPDAADLFTWWPYWKPARERNLGWRIDCFYLSSELAAKVTVASVDLEEKSSDHAPVILELSLQDTH, encoded by the coding sequence ATGAAAATCGCATCATGGAATATCAACGGTATCCGTGCCAGAAATGCGTCGCTTGAGGCATGGATTTTACGGAATCAGCCTGATATTCTGCTGCTTCAGGAGGTAAAGGCTCATGAAGAGGATATTCCCCCGGCAATCAGTGATCTTGATGCGTACCGTAAGTTCTGGAATGGTTCGACTGTCCGAAAGGGGTACAGCGGAACCGGTATCCTGCTGCGCGATAGTTGCAAGGTGGATGATGTCGTCTGGGAAGTGCCCGATTTCGATATTGAAAATCGTACGGGAGTTCTGCACACTACGCATTTTACGCTTATCGGCACGTATGTGCCCAGAGGGGAAAGTGATGAACACTATCGGATAAAGCTTGATTACCTTGAATCACTCCGGCGTTATATCTGCTCTCTGCTTGATTCGGGGCGGCAGGTTATTCTTGCCGGCGATATGAATATCGCACACCGCGACATAGACGTGCACCGTTCGCAGAACAAGCCGGGGGCTGTAGGACTCAGGCCGGAGGAGCGTGCTGCCATCGACGCCCAGATTGCATCCGGACTTCAGGATATCATGAGGAGTATGCATCCTGACGCTGCCGATCTTTTCACCTGGTGGCCATACTGGAAACCCGCCCGAGAACGCAATCTCGGATGGAGGATAGACTGCTTCTATCTTTCCTCGGAACTTGCCGCAAAAGTGACGGTCGCCTCAGTCGATCTTGAGGAAAAAAGCTCCGATCATGCGCCGGTAATTCTGGAACTGTCTCTTCAGGATACCCATTGA
- the rpsF gene encoding 30S ribosomal protein S6, whose translation MEKTKLYECTVIIDGGLQDEAIAAAMEMVQKVITEKGGSISSVLEVGRRKTAYPINKKTIGYYAHIEFTAAAPVIGAIEKVLRYEEDLLRYLIIHLTSALLEMRKRVEKYSVVIGSPEDTAAAESDDSGKDAK comes from the coding sequence ATGGAAAAAACAAAACTTTATGAATGCACGGTCATCATTGACGGCGGGCTTCAGGACGAAGCAATCGCTGCTGCAATGGAGATGGTGCAGAAGGTCATTACCGAAAAAGGCGGAAGCATCAGCAGCGTCCTCGAGGTAGGCAGAAGAAAAACGGCATATCCGATCAACAAGAAGACGATCGGTTATTATGCCCATATCGAATTTACCGCTGCGGCACCGGTTATCGGTGCAATTGAAAAGGTTCTCCGTTACGAAGAAGATCTTCTCCGTTATCTTATTATTCACCTGACAAGCGCACTTCTTGAAATGCGCAAGAGAGTTGAAAAGTATAGTGTTGTTATTGGAAGTCCGGAAGATACAGCCGCAGCAGAGTCGGATGACTCCGGAAAAGATGCGAAATGA
- a CDS encoding single-stranded DNA-binding protein yields MAELKMPEINSVIIAGNLTKDPVFRQTNSGGTPVVNFSIACNRRFRDSNHQWQEDVCYVGIVAWNKLAESCRDNLKKSSAVLVDGELQSRTWKAQDGSSRTVVEIKARRIQFLNKRKKNGEEDIEGFIEDDCQEIHHEDISDDDPGHIYEYKYLSSD; encoded by the coding sequence ATGGCTGAATTAAAAATGCCTGAGATCAACAGCGTAATCATTGCGGGTAATCTGACAAAGGATCCTGTATTCAGGCAGACTAATTCAGGTGGAACACCTGTCGTTAATTTTTCAATCGCATGCAACAGACGGTTTCGCGACAGCAATCACCAGTGGCAGGAAGATGTATGCTATGTAGGTATCGTTGCGTGGAACAAGCTTGCCGAAAGCTGCCGGGATAACCTGAAGAAAAGTTCTGCAGTGCTTGTCGATGGTGAATTGCAGAGCCGCACATGGAAGGCCCAGGATGGATCGTCCAGAACAGTTGTCGAAATCAAGGCCAGAAGAATCCAGTTCCTCAACAAGAGGAAGAAGAACGGCGAAGAGGATATTGAAGGCTTTATCGAGGATGATTGTCAGGAAATTCACCATGAGGACATCAGCGATGATGATCCGGGACACATCTACGAATATAAATATCTTTCTTCCGACTGA
- the rpsR gene encoding 30S ribosomal protein S18: MRQKPTHVQGNKSLGNALASKKKVSKNQVVFFDYRDERKLKRFINDQGKIIPRRITGLSAKDQNLLTHSVKWARFLAVIPYVADEYK, from the coding sequence ATGAGACAAAAACCAACACATGTACAGGGAAACAAATCGTTAGGAAACGCTTTGGCTTCCAAAAAGAAAGTATCAAAAAATCAGGTCGTATTTTTTGACTACCGGGATGAACGCAAACTGAAACGCTTTATCAACGATCAGGGTAAAATCATTCCCCGCCGCATCACAGGGCTTTCGGCAAAAGATCAGAACCTGTTGACCCATTCCGTGAAATGGGCAAGGTTTCTTGCTGTAATCCCCTATGTTGCTGACGAATACAAATAA
- the rplI gene encoding 50S ribosomal protein L9, with protein MKIILRKDVAALGDAGDVVAVKNGYANNYLIPQGMAIRATEGTLKALETEKKQQAKKIEQQRKNARDLAQKIEQMTLKVYAKAGESGKLFGTVTSADIAEALSAQGVEIDRRKITLEAPVKLLGKYEADAKLFMDVTVKVNFEVEAESSAS; from the coding sequence GTGAAAATCATTTTAAGAAAAGATGTGGCTGCCCTTGGTGATGCAGGCGATGTTGTTGCTGTAAAGAACGGTTATGCGAACAACTACCTGATCCCTCAGGGAATGGCTATAAGAGCGACGGAAGGGACGCTCAAAGCGCTTGAGACTGAAAAGAAGCAACAGGCGAAAAAAATAGAACAGCAGAGGAAGAACGCCCGTGATCTTGCACAGAAGATCGAGCAGATGACCCTTAAGGTTTATGCGAAGGCCGGCGAATCGGGCAAGCTTTTCGGTACGGTTACTTCTGCCGATATCGCTGAGGCACTGAGTGCCCAGGGTGTTGAGATCGATCGCCGGAAGATCACCCTCGAAGCACCGGTTAAACTTCTCGGTAAATACGAGGCAGATGCCAAGCTGTTTATGGATGTTACCGTAAAGGTCAATTTCGAGGTCGAAGCCGAATCTTCCGCTTCCTGA
- a CDS encoding DUF6858 family protein produces MIQTLLQEKYPIYTLELDKAETSCKTVDDILARYKERIDANPMIRYIGVFDHYAHTSSLAEGVIAPGIRDAKNILFCFGKELPHPGVLAVRPRSIGVVELENSFVITFLEAPNPAANEAMESWTKQLKDIKDI; encoded by the coding sequence ATGATCCAGACACTATTGCAGGAGAAATACCCTATCTATACGCTTGAGCTTGATAAGGCAGAAACGAGCTGCAAAACGGTAGATGATATTCTGGCCCGTTATAAAGAGAGGATCGACGCTAATCCGATGATCAGGTATATCGGTGTTTTTGATCATTATGCGCATACATCTTCACTTGCCGAAGGGGTTATAGCTCCCGGTATCAGGGATGCAAAGAATATCCTGTTCTGTTTCGGAAAAGAGCTGCCGCATCCCGGAGTGCTTGCGGTTCGCCCCCGTTCAATTGGTGTGGTTGAACTCGAGAACTCGTTCGTTATCACCTTTCTTGAGGCGCCTAATCCTGCCGCCAACGAAGCGATGGAATCCTGGACAAAGCAGCTTAAAGATATAAAAGATATATAG
- the pheS gene encoding phenylalanine--tRNA ligase subunit alpha, which yields MEEAIRSLQQEISDFGIQSNKDLEAFRLKYTVRKGLIADLFGQLKTVAPDERPRIGQLLNTLKKNADEKQTAAEAVFSAQAARKAPALDLTLPGRRHYTGSEHPVQKVLGDMKQIFHAMGFSIATGPELELDRYNFDLLNFPPDHPARDMQDTFFITRGNPSGDVLLRTHTSPVQVRVMLDNPPPIRVICPGKVYRNEAISSRSYCVFHQLEGLYIDKNVSFADLKATIFSFARQMFGKDVKLRFRPSFFPFTEPSAEVDVTCYLCGGKGCRVCKKSGWLEIMGCGMVHPNVMRDCGIDPEVWSGYAFGMGVDRTVLLRYKIDDIRLLFENDIRMLRQFPA from the coding sequence ATGGAAGAAGCCATTCGCAGTCTGCAGCAGGAAATATCTGACTTCGGGATCCAAAGCAATAAGGATCTCGAAGCGTTCAGACTTAAATATACTGTTCGCAAAGGCCTCATTGCCGATCTTTTCGGACAGCTTAAAACGGTTGCTCCGGATGAACGGCCACGAATAGGCCAACTGCTCAATACGCTCAAAAAAAATGCCGACGAAAAGCAGACGGCAGCAGAAGCTGTCTTCTCGGCACAAGCCGCCCGAAAAGCTCCCGCTCTTGATCTTACCCTGCCGGGAAGACGGCATTACACCGGCAGCGAACATCCAGTGCAGAAGGTACTGGGCGACATGAAGCAGATCTTTCACGCAATGGGCTTCAGCATTGCAACCGGACCGGAACTTGAGCTCGACCGGTATAACTTCGACCTGCTGAACTTTCCGCCTGACCATCCCGCTCGTGATATGCAGGATACCTTTTTTATCACAAGGGGCAACCCTTCCGGCGATGTGCTGCTGAGAACCCACACCTCGCCTGTACAGGTAAGGGTCATGCTCGACAACCCTCCGCCCATACGCGTCATCTGCCCCGGTAAAGTCTATCGAAACGAAGCCATCAGCTCCCGGAGCTATTGCGTCTTCCATCAGCTTGAAGGGCTCTATATCGATAAAAATGTCTCTTTTGCCGATCTGAAAGCCACGATCTTTTCATTTGCCCGACAGATGTTCGGCAAAGATGTTAAACTCCGTTTCAGACCGAGCTTTTTCCCCTTTACCGAACCCTCTGCCGAGGTCGATGTAACCTGCTACCTCTGTGGGGGAAAAGGGTGCCGCGTCTGCAAGAAATCGGGATGGCTGGAAATAATGGGTTGCGGCATGGTACATCCGAACGTCATGCGCGACTGCGGTATCGATCCTGAAGTCTGGTCCGGTTACGCTTTCGGCATGGGTGTTGACCGGACGGTACTGCTCCGTTATAAAATAGACGATATTCGCCTTCTTTTCGAAAACGATATCCGCATGCTTCGCCAGTTCCCGGCCTGA
- the rplT gene encoding 50S ribosomal protein L20: protein MPKANNAVASRARRKRILKKAKGFWGSRGNILTVVKHAVDKAEQYAYRDRRAKKRTFRSLWIMRINAAARLNGTTYSRLVDAMSKKSVEIDRKVLAEIAVKDPAAFTQIVKSVID from the coding sequence ATGCCTAAAGCAAATAATGCCGTCGCTTCACGCGCACGGAGAAAAAGAATTCTCAAGAAAGCAAAAGGATTCTGGGGATCACGCGGAAATATTCTGACCGTCGTCAAACATGCCGTTGATAAAGCCGAGCAGTACGCCTACCGCGACCGCAGGGCTAAAAAACGCACCTTCCGCTCTCTGTGGATCATGCGTATCAATGCCGCGGCTCGTCTCAACGGTACAACGTATTCAAGACTTGTCGATGCCATGAGCAAGAAAAGCGTCGAGATCGACCGCAAGGTTCTGGCGGAAATTGCCGTGAAAGATCCGGCTGCATTTACACAGATTGTCAAATCAGTAATCGATTAA
- the rpmI gene encoding 50S ribosomal protein L35 — protein sequence MPKMKSHRGACKRFKATASGKIKRERMNGSHNLEKKNRKRTRRLHQSTILDGTKEKQIKRMILG from the coding sequence ATGCCTAAAATGAAATCACACCGCGGAGCATGCAAGCGATTCAAAGCTACTGCATCCGGAAAAATCAAGCGTGAACGAATGAACGGTTCACACAACCTTGAGAAAAAAAACAGAAAACGTACACGCCGCCTGCACCAGTCAACCATACTTGACGGAACAAAGGAAAAGCAGATCAAGCGGATGATACTTGGATAA
- the infC gene encoding translation initiation factor IF-3, translated as MKKQKTTTQKPKLTYRVNEQIRVPEVRIVFQDGTQQVMKTIEARRMAEDRNLDLIEVQPNAEPPVCKLDNLGKLLFKMDKRDKDLKKKQKTTTLKELRFHPNTDKHDFDFKTAHLEEFLRKGNRVRATIVFLGRSIIYKDKGLELAERLTERLSCVSNRDGDPKFEGKKLFVYFEPDKKKIDAFERIKAKTSGPAPAPAPLPVPAPEQKETPE; from the coding sequence ATGAAGAAACAGAAGACGACGACTCAGAAGCCGAAACTCACCTACCGGGTCAACGAACAGATCCGTGTTCCGGAAGTGCGTATTGTCTTTCAGGATGGCACCCAACAGGTCATGAAAACCATCGAGGCGAGACGTATGGCTGAAGATCGGAATCTCGACCTTATCGAAGTGCAGCCCAATGCGGAACCCCCGGTATGTAAACTGGACAATCTGGGCAAGCTTCTCTTTAAAATGGACAAGAGGGATAAAGACCTCAAGAAAAAACAGAAAACCACAACGCTCAAGGAGCTGCGCTTTCATCCCAATACCGACAAGCACGACTTCGATTTCAAGACAGCCCACCTCGAGGAGTTTCTGCGTAAAGGCAACCGGGTACGGGCAACGATCGTCTTTCTCGGACGTTCGATTATCTATAAGGATAAAGGTCTTGAACTTGCTGAACGCCTGACAGAACGGCTCAGCTGTGTCAGCAATCGGGATGGCGACCCTAAATTCGAAGGGAAAAAGCTATTTGTCTACTTCGAGCCCGATAAGAAAAAAATTGATGCCTTCGAAAGAATAAAAGCAAAAACAAGCGGTCCGGCACCTGCACCGGCACCCTTACCTGTACCGGCACCCGAACAGAAAGAGACGCCGGAATAG
- the thrS gene encoding threonine--tRNA ligase, with translation MSDIQEQQASIAITLPDGTVKNVPSGSTGFDIALSIGKRLADDALAVTINGKPTDLHAPVLCDANIEIVTFDSQLGRDIFWHTASHIMAQAIEEIFPGSRFGAGPATEQGFYYDVASEHRFREEDLRAIEQKMLEIAKRNIMLQREEMKRVDAIAYFTSVRNDPYKVEILEDTLKHVDTVSLYHQGDFADLCTGPHLPSTSRLKAVLLSNISSSYWRGDSSRENMQRIYGIAFPSDKLLKEHIARQEEAKRRDHRKLGTELELFMLSPEIGSGLPVWLPKGAVIRSELETFLKEEQRKRGYLPVYTPHIGNIELYKRSGHYPYYSDSQFPPLTYHDEDGKQEQYLLKPMNCPHHHLIYSSKLRSYRDLPIRLTEFGTVYRHEQSGELNGLVRARGFTQDDSHIYCTPEQLVDEICNAIDLTQFVFGTLGFSEVQTRLSMHDPANQQKYGGTAEIWEQAEKDVREAADRMGIDYFIGVGEASFYGPKIDFIVRDALGRKWQLGTVQVDYVMPERFDLSYIGSDGQKHRPVVIHRAPFGSMERFIGVLIEHTAGNFPLWLAPVQAVVLPIAEEVHDYAKTIHTALLAAGIRVEIDTRNEKIGRKIREAEIGKIPCMIIVGQKERDSGEISLRRHRSGDMGSFTVPGLIDILKKEISERT, from the coding sequence ATGTCCGACATACAGGAACAGCAGGCTTCAATAGCCATAACCCTGCCTGACGGGACGGTAAAAAACGTTCCCTCCGGAAGTACCGGTTTTGATATTGCACTCTCTATCGGCAAACGGCTTGCCGACGATGCTCTTGCCGTTACAATCAACGGCAAACCGACGGATCTCCACGCACCGGTTCTCTGCGATGCAAATATAGAAATCGTCACTTTCGACTCGCAACTCGGAAGAGATATTTTCTGGCACACCGCAAGCCATATCATGGCACAGGCAATAGAAGAGATCTTCCCTGGCAGCCGCTTCGGAGCAGGCCCGGCGACGGAACAGGGTTTTTATTACGACGTGGCTTCGGAGCACCGTTTCCGCGAGGAAGACCTCCGGGCAATCGAGCAGAAAATGCTTGAAATCGCCAAACGAAATATCATGCTTCAGCGCGAAGAGATGAAACGCGTCGATGCCATCGCATATTTCACCAGCGTGCGTAACGATCCATACAAGGTCGAAATCCTCGAAGATACCCTGAAGCATGTCGATACCGTATCACTCTACCATCAGGGCGATTTCGCCGACCTCTGTACAGGTCCGCATCTGCCTTCGACATCCAGACTCAAAGCGGTACTCCTCTCGAATATCTCCTCGTCCTACTGGCGCGGTGATTCGTCGAGGGAGAACATGCAGCGAATCTACGGTATTGCCTTTCCCTCGGATAAGCTCCTCAAGGAACATATCGCACGTCAGGAAGAGGCAAAACGGAGGGATCACCGCAAACTCGGTACGGAACTCGAACTGTTCATGCTTTCGCCGGAAATCGGGAGCGGACTGCCGGTCTGGCTGCCGAAAGGCGCTGTCATCCGCAGTGAGCTTGAAACATTCCTCAAGGAAGAACAGCGGAAACGCGGCTACCTTCCGGTTTACACGCCGCATATCGGCAATATCGAACTGTATAAACGATCCGGTCACTATCCATATTACAGCGATTCGCAGTTCCCTCCTCTGACCTATCATGACGAGGATGGAAAGCAGGAGCAGTATCTGCTCAAGCCGATGAACTGTCCGCACCATCATCTTATCTACAGCTCGAAGCTGCGCAGCTACCGCGATCTGCCGATCCGCCTCACGGAGTTCGGAACGGTTTACCGTCACGAACAATCGGGGGAACTGAACGGCCTTGTTCGGGCAAGAGGTTTCACGCAGGACGATTCACATATATACTGCACTCCCGAACAGCTTGTCGATGAAATCTGCAATGCCATCGACCTGACGCAGTTTGTCTTCGGTACCCTTGGATTCTCCGAAGTACAGACACGTCTTTCAATGCACGACCCGGCCAACCAGCAAAAATACGGAGGCACCGCCGAAATCTGGGAACAGGCCGAGAAAGATGTACGCGAAGCTGCAGACCGTATGGGCATAGACTATTTTATCGGCGTCGGAGAAGCAAGTTTCTACGGCCCGAAAATTGACTTTATCGTACGTGACGCTCTCGGGCGCAAATGGCAGCTTGGAACCGTCCAGGTTGACTATGTCATGCCGGAACGGTTCGACCTGAGCTATATCGGCAGCGATGGTCAAAAACACCGGCCGGTTGTCATTCACCGTGCTCCGTTCGGTTCGATGGAACGCTTTATCGGAGTGTTGATCGAGCATACCGCAGGCAATTTCCCGCTCTGGCTGGCTCCTGTTCAGGCCGTGGTTCTCCCCATCGCAGAAGAGGTGCACGACTATGCAAAAACCATTCACACAGCGTTGCTTGCCGCAGGAATTCGCGTTGAAATCGATACCAGAAATGAAAAAATCGGCAGAAAGATTCGCGAAGCCGAAATCGGAAAAATTCCATGTATGATTATTGTCGGACAGAAGGAACGCGATAGCGGAGAGATTTCGCTTCGCCGTCACCGTTCCGGCGACATGGGCAGCTTTACGGTTCCCGGACTTATCGACATACTTAAAAAGGAAATATCGGAGAGAACCTGA
- the bchZ gene encoding chlorophyllide a reductase subunit Z, whose translation MGKTVRDESAASAYWAAVNTFCALRDVHVVADAPVGCYNLVGVAVMDYTDAIPYLENFTPTSLTEKEISSSGSAETVRDTLAKLADSDKQLILVSSAESEMIGSDHERMLKMQFPGVRFFPSDSLGQNEWQGRDRALRWLFDQFDDKKPAVIEKGTVSIIGPTYGCFNSPSDLAEVKRLISGTGARIRHIYPFESDLRDISDLKNSEVIVVMYREFGSDLATVLGRPVLYAPFGIEETRRFILEIGRLTGNEDPAAIFLQEEKRSILKPVWDLWRGPQAEWFPTVRFGVTAGKSYALGLETFLSKEMGMQCLFSHDTTETDNTLLRDEIMAKQPQFLFGRMADKIYLAELEAKTRFIPAGFPGPIVRRALGTPFMGHSGAVWLLQEIVNSLYDMLFNFLPIQKRTGETEEPSIKMDWSSEAESLLNEMVKKAPFISQISFGRELKKKAENLARKTGEKSVTVELLRKMS comes from the coding sequence ATGGGAAAAACCGTTCGTGACGAATCCGCAGCAAGCGCCTACTGGGCCGCTGTCAATACGTTCTGCGCACTCAGAGACGTTCATGTCGTAGCCGATGCTCCGGTCGGGTGCTACAATCTTGTCGGGGTTGCCGTAATGGACTATACCGATGCAATCCCCTACCTCGAAAACTTCACCCCTACCAGCCTGACCGAGAAAGAAATCTCATCCTCGGGAAGCGCAGAAACCGTCCGCGACACCCTTGCCAAACTTGCAGATAGTGATAAACAGCTTATTCTGGTATCGAGCGCCGAAAGTGAGATGATCGGCAGCGATCATGAGCGAATGCTGAAAATGCAGTTCCCCGGCGTAAGATTTTTTCCTTCCGACTCTCTTGGGCAGAATGAATGGCAGGGACGCGACAGGGCGTTGCGGTGGCTGTTCGATCAGTTCGACGACAAAAAACCTGCCGTAATCGAAAAAGGAACCGTAAGCATCATCGGCCCCACCTACGGATGTTTCAACAGCCCATCCGACCTTGCCGAAGTCAAGCGCCTCATTTCCGGTACGGGAGCCAGAATTCGCCATATCTATCCGTTTGAAAGCGACCTGAGAGACATCTCCGACCTGAAAAACTCGGAAGTCATTGTGGTGATGTACCGTGAATTCGGCAGCGACCTTGCCACCGTACTGGGACGTCCGGTGCTTTACGCTCCGTTCGGCATTGAGGAAACCCGTCGCTTCATTCTTGAAATCGGCCGCCTGACCGGCAATGAGGATCCCGCAGCGATATTTCTGCAGGAGGAGAAACGCTCTATCCTGAAACCGGTATGGGATCTCTGGAGAGGACCGCAGGCGGAGTGGTTTCCGACTGTCCGTTTCGGTGTAACCGCCGGAAAAAGTTATGCGCTCGGACTCGAAACCTTTCTTTCCAAAGAGATGGGAATGCAGTGTCTCTTCAGCCACGACACCACGGAAACCGACAACACGCTCCTGCGCGACGAGATCATGGCAAAACAGCCACAATTCCTTTTCGGGCGCATGGCAGATAAAATCTATCTCGCCGAACTCGAGGCGAAAACCCGCTTCATTCCGGCAGGATTTCCCGGTCCGATTGTACGCAGAGCCCTCGGGACGCCATTCATGGGCCACAGCGGTGCAGTCTGGCTCCTGCAGGAAATCGTCAATTCGCTCTACGATATGCTCTTTAATTTCCTTCCCATACAGAAGCGCACCGGAGAGACCGAAGAACCCTCGATCAAGATGGACTGGAGCAGCGAAGCAGAATCGCTGCTCAATGAAATGGTTAAAAAAGCCCCTTTCATCAGCCAGATATCCTTCGGACGCGAACTGAAAAAGAAAGCAGAGAACCTTGCCCGAAAAACAGGGGAAAAAAGCGTAACCGTCGAGCTGCTCAGGAAAATGAGCTGA
- a CDS encoding glycoside hydrolase family 3 protein: MFMKKISLITIALVGFAALLIAISDPATAKSKPSQKKWQAQYIFSRKDSDVEKELQRMTLDEKIGQMIIAQIESRNNSGGDPNYLQLQRLVQQGKVGGIMFMKGDAFNAAMMANNFQSLASRPLLMSADMERGLAMRLSGATEFPPNMALAATGDPELAFAMAKAIAGEARTIGIHQSYSPNVDLNINPANPVINTRSFGDNVPLAITMSNAMIEGFQTNNVIATAKHFPGHGDVTVDSHLALPVLNADRQRLFAYELRPFKAAIDQGIISIMTGHLAVPRLTGSMEPASVSKAIVTGLLRNELGFQGLIITDAMNMKALYNGNNVPEMSVKAVQAGNDLLLFSPAPELAHAAIIRAVQEGAIPMNQIDASVKRILQVKKWLQLEEKKLVDLNRVQSQISTNSHRKLAAEISSRSLTVVRQEPRHLPLKNGRVLNIILQDKSNPEPGREYAEKLNRSFPSTTVRIDPKTDPQTYASTLAAAGTADAVIISSYVQVFSGSGTLRLTGQQQQFIHSLAQSIPEHKPLIFISFGTPYLISAFPEIKTAVCTYSSNRESEDYALQLLRGELKPVGHLPVSLHGITP; the protein is encoded by the coding sequence ATGTTCATGAAAAAAATCTCTCTCATAACGATAGCACTGGTCGGCTTTGCTGCGCTGCTGATCGCAATTTCCGATCCGGCTACTGCAAAATCAAAGCCATCACAGAAAAAATGGCAGGCACAATATATCTTCAGTCGTAAGGATTCAGACGTAGAAAAAGAACTGCAACGGATGACACTGGACGAAAAAATCGGCCAGATGATCATCGCACAGATAGAAAGCCGGAACAACAGCGGCGGAGACCCGAATTACCTGCAGCTCCAGCGTTTGGTACAGCAGGGCAAGGTTGGCGGAATCATGTTCATGAAAGGCGACGCATTCAATGCCGCTATGATGGCCAATAACTTTCAGTCGCTTGCCTCACGCCCTCTTTTAATGAGTGCCGACATGGAGAGAGGACTTGCCATGCGCCTTTCCGGGGCTACGGAATTCCCTCCGAACATGGCGCTGGCAGCAACGGGGGACCCCGAACTTGCCTTTGCAATGGCAAAAGCCATTGCGGGTGAAGCCCGAACGATCGGTATTCACCAAAGTTATTCTCCAAACGTTGACCTGAACATCAATCCGGCCAACCCCGTCATCAATACCCGCTCATTCGGCGACAATGTACCGCTTGCCATAACCATGAGCAATGCCATGATCGAAGGATTTCAGACCAATAACGTCATTGCAACAGCAAAACACTTTCCGGGACACGGCGATGTCACCGTTGACAGCCATCTCGCCCTGCCGGTACTCAATGCAGACAGGCAGCGCCTCTTTGCCTATGAGCTCAGACCATTCAAAGCCGCAATCGACCAGGGGATCATCAGCATCATGACCGGTCACCTTGCAGTTCCCAGACTGACAGGCTCCATGGAACCGGCTTCGGTTTCAAAAGCAATCGTCACCGGACTGCTCAGAAACGAACTGGGGTTTCAGGGACTCATCATCACTGACGCCATGAACATGAAAGCGCTTTATAACGGCAATAACGTGCCGGAAATGTCCGTTAAAGCAGTTCAGGCAGGCAACGACCTTCTGCTCTTTTCTCCGGCGCCTGAACTTGCACATGCCGCAATAATCCGGGCTGTGCAGGAAGGCGCGATCCCGATGAATCAGATTGACGCATCGGTCAAGCGAATTCTTCAGGTTAAAAAGTGGCTCCAGCTCGAAGAAAAAAAACTTGTCGATCTCAACCGGGTACAAAGCCAGATAAGCACCAACTCCCACCGCAAGCTTGCCGCCGAGATATCTTCCCGATCGCTGACGGTAGTGAGACAGGAGCCTCGCCATCTGCCTCTGAAAAACGGCAGAGTGCTCAATATCATCCTTCAGGACAAGAGCAATCCGGAACCAGGGCGGGAATATGCGGAAAAACTGAACCGCTCGTTTCCATCAACAACGGTACGAATCGATCCAAAAACAGATCCCCAAACCTATGCCTCGACACTTGCCGCCGCAGGAACGGCAGATGCCGTGATCATTTCCTCCTATGTGCAGGTTTTTTCCGGATCGGGAACGCTCAGACTTACCGGTCAGCAGCAGCAGTTTATCCATTCGCTTGCGCAATCGATTCCGGAACATAAACCGCTTATATTCATTTCTTTCGGTACGCCGTATCTGATAAGCGCCTTTCCTGAAATCAAAACCGCCGTTTGCACCTACTCATCAAACAGGGAGAGTGAAGATTATGCCTTACAGCTGCTCAGAGGTGAACTCAAACCCGTGGGACATCTGCCCGTATCGCTCCATGGCATTACTCCCTGA